From Chryseobacterium camelliae:
CAGATGTGATGGCCAGGGGACTGGATATCTCAGACATTACCCATGTAATCAATTTTGAAGTTCCGGATGTTCCTGAACAGTATATTCACAGGATCGGAAGAACAGGTAGGGCAGATAAGGATGGTAAAGCCATTACTTTGGTGACTAAAAAAGAGGAAACACTCATCCTGGATATTGAATTGCTGATGGATAAGGAACTAAAGTATCTTGAATTTCCTGAAGCGGTTAAGATCAATCCAAAAAAGATCGCTGATGAAGAAGAGCATATTGCGATGAAAAATCCTGCTCAGGTAAAACTGAATGATGGAGGAGGCGCATTCCATGATAAAAAGGATAAAAATAAGAAAGAAAACTGGGGCGGGCCTTCCAAAAGAAAAGCTCCCAAGAAATTCGGAGCCAACCGTGCACAGCAGAAAGCAAAATCGAAATCCAAAAGAAAGAAATAATAAAAAACTCCCGGAAAAATTTTCCGGGAGTTTTTTATTGCAGATGGAGAGCAATATTATTTCATGTAAGGCTTCATTACAGAAGTCCAGAGGCGATAGCCTTCAGGCGTCATGTGGAGCATATCTCCTACGAAAAGCTCTTTCCTCACCTTTCCCGAAGCATCCTGCATCACTTTGGTGATATCAATGAATTCAGCATTCGGTTCCCTGTTCATAAAAGCTTCTATCTCCCTGTTGGCTTCCTTCATCTGAGGCCAAAGGTTTTCGCGGCTTGGCGAATACTTTATGGAAATATAATCGACTTCAATTTTTGGGAACCGTGCCCGGATCTTTTTATAAAAAGTCTTAAAGCGGTCTACAACAGCCTGGGCTTTTAAATCCTTATCATCAGCAAAATCGTTTTCGCCGCAGTAGATAATAATCTGCTTAGGCCGGTAAGGGTTCAGGAGGTCATCGGCATAGTTATTCAGGTCCGTTAATCTGGATCCTCCGAAACCTCTGTTGATAATCGTTTTATCAGGAAAATAGCTGGCAACATCAGTCCATTTCGTAAATGACGAGCTCCCGATCAAAAGGATGGCATCCTTTGGCGGCGGGTTTTCCTGATCCAATTTTTTAAAATTCTGGATGTCCTGCCAGTACATCGGTTTTTTTTCCTGGGTAAAGAAAAAGGCAAAGGCTAGCAAAAGGAATGCTGATAAGATCTTCTTCATTGTTTACTGTTTTAATACATTAATTCTTCGTTTCATAAAAAACTCCCGATATTTCGGGAGCATTTATTATTATCTTTTGTAAGAAATATAGGTGACATCAACAACCTGGTCTCCGTTTTCATCTATATTATCAAATAATTTCATCAGTTTCAGTTCCGTGCTGGTGAGGATCACTACTTTATATTTTCTTTCACTGTCATTCAGGTACTTGATATTCAAGTCTTTCGTGTCTGTATCATAGGTGTACGTTCCTTCCGTTTTTCCGTTTATCTGGCAGTTGGTACCGTTGCCTGAATAATAAGTATAAGAAGTAGAATAATCAATACTGAAATAGTATGTGTCATTTGCAGCACATCCGGTAGGTGTGGAAGTTGACAGTACTGTTTTATTGTCTTTTCCGGAAATAACTTCTTTTTTAACTTCTTTCCAATCTCCTTTCATCATATCTAATTCATATCCCTGGATGTCATCATCATTACATGAAGTAAGAGCCAATGCGGAAAAGGCAAATAAAAGTAGCTGTTTTTTCATTTTTACAAATTTAGAATATGCTAAAATATAAATAAATTTGAAATATCCGTAATGAAATAACGGTTTTTTAAATGAATATATACAGATAAAAGATATATAAAAGAAGTATAGATGGGAAATTTCACATCATCCAGATCAGAATTTTCAAAAATAATGGTTTTACCTTTGAATCCTGATCTGAATTCATGATGTATTAATAACTCATTTCTACGATCTGATAGGCATCTTCCGGACTAAGCGCTTTATATTCACCCAATCCCAGCCAGTTCCTTTCCGTAAAGGCTTTCTTCACCCGCTCAGCGGTATTCTGATAGTCTTCCACATAGTCTGAAAGCCTGGTCTGGATGTGCAGGCTGTGGAAAAAGTCTTCCATTTTTCTGATTCCCGCTTCTGCTTTTTCTTCCACACTACCTTCAGTTATATTCCATACTCTTTCCGCATACTGAGCCAGTTTTTCTTTTTTCGTCTCAAAATTGTATCGGTAATGCGACGGAGCGATGATCGCGAGTGTTCTGGCATGGTCAATACCGTAGTATGCGGTCAGTTCATGTCCCATAGCATGTACTGCCCAGTCGGTAATAACCCCTTTTTGGATCAGCCCGTTCAGTGCCATGGTACAGCACCACATGAAATTTCCAGCGGCATCATAATCAAAGTCTTCTTCCATCACCTTAGGCGCAGTCTGCTGCAGGCTGATCAGGATGCTTTCTGCGATCCTTTCCTGCAGGTCTGCTGATGAAGGTGCGGTCATATACTGTTCCAGGACATGGGTATAGGCATCCGTAATCCCGTTGGCAATCTGGTTTTTCGGGATAGAACGTACCACTTCAGGGTCAAGCACGGAGAACTGCGGGAATAATCCTGGACCGCCGGAAGACAGCTTTTCGTTCGTTTCCCTCCTGGAAATCACATATCCGGAATTCATTTCAGAGCCGGTAGCCGGTAGCGTAAGGATGGTTCCGAAGGGCATTCCCTGGCCTTCAAAAGTCCTAACCGGTTTCTTCAGTATTTCCCAAGGTTCACCTTCATATTGTGCTGCTGCGGATAGAAATTTTGTTCCGTCGATTACAGAACCGCCACCCACAGCTAAGAGGTAGTTGATGTTTTTTTCTTTGATGAAGGTCAGGGCATTGATCAGTACTTCATATTCCGGGTTAGCCGGCACACCGCCGAATTCATAGAATTCAAAGTCAGCAAGAGCTTTTCTTACCTGGTCGTACACGCCATTGTTTTTGATGCTTCCGCCTCCGTAAATCATTAATATTTTAGCTCCCTCAGGAATTTCTTTTTCAATCTTGGCAATTTCGCCTTTTCCGAAAAGTATTTTAGTTGGATTTTTAAACTCGAAATTAAGCATTGTTCTAAATTTATGATAGACCAAATGTACGCAATGCCCGATGAAAATTGAGTTAATAAAGTTTTAAAATTGATATGACACGTTTTTATGAAAGCTATTGCATGGATTAGGAAATGTAAAATATACTATTCTTAAGCCCATTACACCTTGTCAGGGTTCCGAACCCTGACAAGGTTCAACAATATCTTAATTCTTTATGCAGTCTTCCCCTTTAAAATAGACCCCGTTGCTTTTGCTTTTTAAATGGCCGGTCTTTCTGTTGATGGTGATGAAAAACGATTCTTTGGTAAAAGGGCATTTTTTCATTTTTGAAAGATAGAGAAAGACATATTGATCATCCATCCTGTAAGAACTGCCCAGGATATCGGCTGTATCCACGAGAAATCCGTACGTATTGGCGATCAGGACGGCTTCTGGCAGGTTATCTACAGAACCGATGAAATCCCTGAGTTGCCGCTCGGTAGAAAAATATTTTGTCCTTCCGCTTTCACAGGCCATCAGATAGGAATAACAGTTTTCTCCCAGGCATTGCTGGAAGAAACCTTTTTCCGGAGCCGGGTCATTAAGTGTCATGTAGGGAGGCATCTGGCTTTCGTAGATCACGGCCTTATCCGGATCTGTATTATTGTGCAGTACAGACCAGTAATCGTATTTTTGATCTGGAACTACAAAAGGATAAAGCAGTTCCGTATTATCGAGAATTTCCGGGATTCTTTTAAAATCAGAAGGAATGGATTTCTGACCACAGGCTAAAACCGAATATAAAAAAAGAACCGGAAGAAGTAATTTCATTGGAAATACATTTTTGCAGAGGTAGTTAAGCATATATTATTCCAATATGATTTTGTAATATCCATTTTCATCCTTAACATCGATGCCAATCCCGGTAAATGTCAGTTTATTAATCTGGTATCCGTCACAACCTCCTTTGAATTCGGATGACTGGATCGAAAAATTGAAATTTTTTAAGGCAGACTGAAAGGTATAGTTTTTTGTGCCGTTATAAGCCCCTACATTTTCAAGGATAATCCTGTCGTCGGAGGTTTTGGTCAGCTGTATATTATTCTGGTTTTCCTCAGTTACAGAATAGGGAGAAAGGCTTCCGTTGGTGATCAGGTTTTCATTATTTGAATTCACAAATTCAAAAATGATGGGCTGAGGCGCATTATAGCACGTCTCGCCACACGCCGTGAGCATTAAGCATGCAAAGAGAAATAATAGCAGTTGTTTCATGTGGTGCACTGATTTCTGTGCAATTAAAATTAGTCAATAAAATTTTAACCTTAAAATTATTTTTTCCGGATAAAATGTAAATAGCAGATCATAAAAAAGAAATTAATCAAAATTTAATCGGCTTTCAGCGGTATACCATTTGAATTCACTTTAAAATCCATTACATTTGTTATATGATACACGACCAGCGCGCAGAAAAATTCAGGCAGATCGTTGAAAATAAATACCAGATCTACAACTCACTCTTCATGAGTTTGCCTTATGATAAAATGACTAATATCGGGATGCTGTTGCCCTTCCTCAGCGAAGAAAGCAAGGCAGGCTATGAAGCCGGGAAAACCCCTGAAGAAATTGTCGAAGAATTTTTTAAAAACCATACCGACCTGCAGACGGAAGAGCAGAAACTTGAGCTGCTGTTCAAGATCATCCAATATATCGAACGCCAGGTGGTATTGTTTGACAGTATAGAAGATGCTGCGTTTCCCAATCTTCATTCGGAGAGCGACAGCGGGACGATAACGAATTTGTATGAACGCTCTGTGCAGGACAATAAACTGGATAAAGTGAGGGAAAAGCTGAAAGATTTCTCTGTAAAAGTGGTCTTTACGGCGCATCCCACCCAATTTTATCCAAGTTCGGTACAACGGATCATCCAGGACCTGAGAAGGGCTATTGCTGCAGATTCCGTTACCAACATCGATATGCTGTTGCAGCAGCTGGGAAAAACCCCGTTCGTCAATAAACAAAAGCCTACGCCTGTAGATGAGGCTATGAGCATTATTTCATATCTGAGGTATGTCTATTATGATACCATCGGAGAATTATTCACCAAGATCCGGAAGATGTTCGGAAACGGTAACTTCCATCTGCCTGAGGATATTATACAGCTGGGCTTCTGGCCTGGCGGTGACCGGGACGGAAACCCTTTTGTAACCGCTGAAGTAACAAAAACAGTGGCGTGTGAACTGCATATTGCCATCCTGAAATCTTATTACAGCCATCTGAAATACATCAGGAGAAGGCTGAGCTTCCGGGGCGTTTCTGAGGTTCTGAATCAGCTGAATGACGAGTTGTACGGAGCCATTTTCAATGGCCGGGACATCAGCGCAGAAGACATTCTGAAAAGGGCAGAAGAGGCAGAAAATATACTTATTAACCAGCACAATGGCCTGTTTCTGGATCTTTTGATCAATTTCAGGGACCGTGTTAAGATTTTTGGGACACATTTTGCTACCCTCGATGTCCGCCAGGACAGCAGGATCAATCAGAAAGTGATTGATGAGGTCTTTGCAAAGCTGCATGGCGAGCGGGAAGCCGGCTTTGAAGAAAAATTCAGCCAGCTGATCCAACAGCAGGAGAAGGTGAATCCCGATGATTTTGAAGATATCGTTAAAGATACCCTGCTTACGGTTTCCCAGGTTGCAGAAATCCAGCAGCAGAACGGAATGAGAGGCATGAACCGATATATCATTTCCAATTCCGATGCAGTAAAAGATGTGATGAACGTCTATGCATTCTTTAAGGTTTGCGGGTACAAGGATGAAGAGATCAAAATGGATATTGTTCCGCTTTTTGAAACGATGGAAGGCCTTGCCAATGCTGAAAAAGTGATGCGCGACCTTTATGAACATCCGGTATATCAGAGACACCTGGAAAGGAGAGGAAATCAGCAGACCATCATGCTCGGGTTTTCAGACGGAACAAAAGACGGCGGATATCTGAAAGCCAACTGGGAAATCTACAAAGCCAAAGAAGTGCTGACCAGGCTTTCGGAAGAAAACGGAATTAAGGTTGTATTCTTTGACGGAAGGGGAGGCCCGCCGGCACGAGGTGGCGGAAAGACGCATGATTTCTATGCATCCCAGGGAAAAACCATTGCCAACCATAAGATTGAGCTGACCATCCAGGGGCAGACGATTACCAGTATTTTTGGAAATAAGGAACAGGCTACCTTCAATTTTGAGCAGTTGCTGACCGCAGGAATCGAAAATGATGTGTTTAAAAATTCAAAAAAAGATCTTACGGATGATGAAAAAGCCCTGATCATTGAACTGGCAGAAATCAGTTATCAGAAATATTCTGACCTGAAAGCGCATCCTATGTTTGTGCCTTACCTCCAGGAAATGAGTACCTTGGAATATTATGGCAAAACCAATATCGGAAGCCGGCCTTCCAAGCGCGGAAACGGTAACGAGCTGAAGTTTGAAGATCTTCGTGCGATCCCTTTTGTGGGTTCCTGGTCTCAGCTGAAACAGAATGTGCCAGGGTTTTTCGGATTCGGCTACGCCATGCAGCAGATGAAAGAGCAGGGAAGGTTTGAGGAAGTGATAGAATTGTATAAAGGATCGGATTTTTTCAAGACACTCGTTCTGAACTCCATGATGAGCATGAACAAAACCTATTTCCCGCTGACCTATTATATCAGGAATAACCCGAAATTCGGGGAGTTCTGGAATATCCTTTTCCATGAATACAGGCTTTCCAAAGAGATAATGCTCGAGCTTACCGGTTTCCATATGCTTCAGCAGGAAGATACACTATCCAGGAAATCTGTGAAAATCAGAGAACGTATAGTACTGCCGCTCTTAAGCATCCAGCAGTATGCGCTGATGAAAATTCAGAAAGGGGAAGGCAATAAGGAGGCTTATGAAAAACTGGTGACAAGATCCCTTTTCGGGAATATTAATGCGAGCAGGAATTCGGCTTAATATTCTTTAATTCAGAAATATTAGGCCCTATCACATAAATCCAAATAGGGTGTTTGTATTAAAAATTCAGATTTATTCATTTTTTGACTTATATCAAAGTTTAAAATTGGCAATCATTGCATTTTTGCATGGTTAATTAATTTATTAAACAATTCGAAAATGAAAAAGAAACATTTTAAGTACATTAACACTTTGTTTGTGGTGATACCAATGACCTTAATCATGGCATTTGTAGGTCTGATGCGCAATTACGGTTTTGGTGAAGGCTGGTTTTTAAAATTTATGAAGGCATGGAGCGTTATGCTGCCGGTCGCATATGCCGTGGCCTTCCTGATTATCCCCAATGCCAGAAAATTGGCGGAAAAATTAGCCGTAAAAGAATGAATTAGCAATTCGGTTATTATATGCACGAACAACTTGCACAGTACATCAGCAGCAAGATTACAGTCAGTGAAGATGAATTGAAGATGATTATTTCTTATTTCAGTCCTATGAAATTAAAGAAAAATGAACTTTTAGTAACACATGGACAAACCAGCCAACGAACTTTTTTCGTTGGTCACGGTTGCCTAAGGATATTCTTTATCAATAAAGACGGGCAGGAGGCCACCCGGTATTTTGCTTTTGAAAATCAGTTTGCTACTGCTTTGGTCAGTTTCATTACAGGAGAAACGTCTGAAGAATTCATACAAGCTGTTGAACATTCGGAGATATTATACATTAGGCATCAGGACTTTCATCATTTGCTCGAGATGATCCCACAGTGGGAAAAGTTTTACCGTTATTATCTTGAGCATGCTTACGTAAACAATACAAAACGGCTGATGTCTTTTCTGACGCAGGATGCCACCGAAAAATACCGTATGCTTCTTGAGGAAAATCCGGATATTGTAAGGCGGTTACCGAACAAAATGGTTGCTTCTTTTCTCAATATTTCCCATGAAACACTCAGCCGCGTGAAATCAAAAGTCTGACAGTTTCAGGTTTGTAGAAAGTCTATGAGAGTACATGCTAATGGATGCTAAATAAGTCAAAGAAGACCGGGGATATACAGTTAAACGGAGCAGCAACGATAAAAAAACATTTGAACAGGGTTATTCTTTAATGAATTTTTCATAATACACAGCATCCTTCGTCTGGATTTTCAGGTAGTATATTCCTACTGCAAGATCTTCGACTGACAATGATTTCTGATGATCCGTTTTCGCGATCAGCCTACCCAAACGATCATATATTTCAAGATGCATGATTTCGCTTTCTGATGCGATATGTAAAACATTCCGGACAGGATTCGGGAATATGGTAATGCTGTTCTCCTTTGTAAGCTCAGAGGTGTTTAGGGTCATATTATAAAACTGCCCGAAATTCAGGATTCCGTAACCCATCTGATCGGTATGCCCGGGGAAAAGAGAGGCTGTCTGCCTCAGCCGGTTGCGCATGAGATCCCTGTTCATGGTTGTAAAAGCCTGGATCAGGCAGGCAACGCCGCCCGCAGCAATAGGCGTGGCAATGGAGGTCCCGCTCACGGTGACCGTTGAATTATTGTCCACTGTTGCAGATAAGGTTCCCCTCGCGCTGGCATCCGGTTTAATGACTCCGACGGAATTGGGCCCGTATGAAGAAAATCCTGAAGATGCACCGGCTGAATCAACAGAGCCTATCGTAAATACCTGCGCATTGTCTGCCGGTGTGGTAATGTAATGCCAGCTGGTCTGTCCGGAATTCCCCGCAGCAATGAGTACAAAAATACCTTTACTAACAGCAATGCCGGCTGCCCTGGCAATGAAGGAAGTGGTTCCGTTCATATTGGCATACGTATAATTGTACCGGGAATCGTCAAAAGTAGAATAGCCTAAAGAAGTGGTGATCATATCAACCCCTTTCCGGTCGGCTTCTTCCGCTGCTTCAATCCAGTACAATTCTTCTTCC
This genomic window contains:
- a CDS encoding DUF2798 domain-containing protein; the encoded protein is MKKKHFKYINTLFVVIPMTLIMAFVGLMRNYGFGEGWFLKFMKAWSVMLPVAYAVAFLIIPNARKLAEKLAVKE
- a CDS encoding phosphoenolpyruvate carboxylase → MIHDQRAEKFRQIVENKYQIYNSLFMSLPYDKMTNIGMLLPFLSEESKAGYEAGKTPEEIVEEFFKNHTDLQTEEQKLELLFKIIQYIERQVVLFDSIEDAAFPNLHSESDSGTITNLYERSVQDNKLDKVREKLKDFSVKVVFTAHPTQFYPSSVQRIIQDLRRAIAADSVTNIDMLLQQLGKTPFVNKQKPTPVDEAMSIISYLRYVYYDTIGELFTKIRKMFGNGNFHLPEDIIQLGFWPGGDRDGNPFVTAEVTKTVACELHIAILKSYYSHLKYIRRRLSFRGVSEVLNQLNDELYGAIFNGRDISAEDILKRAEEAENILINQHNGLFLDLLINFRDRVKIFGTHFATLDVRQDSRINQKVIDEVFAKLHGEREAGFEEKFSQLIQQQEKVNPDDFEDIVKDTLLTVSQVAEIQQQNGMRGMNRYIISNSDAVKDVMNVYAFFKVCGYKDEEIKMDIVPLFETMEGLANAEKVMRDLYEHPVYQRHLERRGNQQTIMLGFSDGTKDGGYLKANWEIYKAKEVLTRLSEENGIKVVFFDGRGGPPARGGGKTHDFYASQGKTIANHKIELTIQGQTITSIFGNKEQATFNFEQLLTAGIENDVFKNSKKDLTDDEKALIIELAEISYQKYSDLKAHPMFVPYLQEMSTLEYYGKTNIGSRPSKRGNGNELKFEDLRAIPFVGSWSQLKQNVPGFFGFGYAMQQMKEQGRFEEVIELYKGSDFFKTLVLNSMMSMNKTYFPLTYYIRNNPKFGEFWNILFHEYRLSKEIMLELTGFHMLQQEDTLSRKSVKIRERIVLPLLSIQQYALMKIQKGEGNKEAYEKLVTRSLFGNINASRNSA
- a CDS encoding GDSL-type esterase/lipase family protein; translation: MKKILSAFLLLAFAFFFTQEKKPMYWQDIQNFKKLDQENPPPKDAILLIGSSSFTKWTDVASYFPDKTIINRGFGGSRLTDLNNYADDLLNPYRPKQIIIYCGENDFADDKDLKAQAVVDRFKTFYKKIRARFPKIEVDYISIKYSPSRENLWPQMKEANREIEAFMNREPNAEFIDITKVMQDASGKVRKELFVGDMLHMTPEGYRLWTSVMKPYMK
- a CDS encoding lipocalin family protein; its protein translation is MKKQLLLFAFSALALTSCNDDDIQGYELDMMKGDWKEVKKEVISGKDNKTVLSTSTPTGCAANDTYYFSIDYSTSYTYYSGNGTNCQINGKTEGTYTYDTDTKDLNIKYLNDSERKYKVVILTSTELKLMKLFDNIDENGDQVVDVTYISYKR
- a CDS encoding iron-containing alcohol dehydrogenase, giving the protein MLNFEFKNPTKILFGKGEIAKIEKEIPEGAKILMIYGGGSIKNNGVYDQVRKALADFEFYEFGGVPANPEYEVLINALTFIKEKNINYLLAVGGGSVIDGTKFLSAAAQYEGEPWEILKKPVRTFEGQGMPFGTILTLPATGSEMNSGYVISRRETNEKLSSGGPGLFPQFSVLDPEVVRSIPKNQIANGITDAYTHVLEQYMTAPSSADLQERIAESILISLQQTAPKVMEEDFDYDAAGNFMWCCTMALNGLIQKGVITDWAVHAMGHELTAYYGIDHARTLAIIAPSHYRYNFETKKEKLAQYAERVWNITEGSVEEKAEAGIRKMEDFFHSLHIQTRLSDYVEDYQNTAERVKKAFTERNWLGLGEYKALSPEDAYQIVEMSY
- a CDS encoding Crp/Fnr family transcriptional regulator produces the protein MHEQLAQYISSKITVSEDELKMIISYFSPMKLKKNELLVTHGQTSQRTFFVGHGCLRIFFINKDGQEATRYFAFENQFATALVSFITGETSEEFIQAVEHSEILYIRHQDFHHLLEMIPQWEKFYRYYLEHAYVNNTKRLMSFLTQDATEKYRMLLEENPDIVRRLPNKMVASFLNISHETLSRVKSKV
- a CDS encoding S8 family peptidase, with the translated sequence MKKAVLLGLLVAYSVIFAQTQLVFVYFTGKPNKAAFYANPLSELSQKSLNRRTALGIALNDQDAPVEPAYIQNIQNLGFTVVDYSKWLNGVAVNATPAQIQLLQSQTYVQSVESFAKNTSGTTKTWQTDKWQTQTDIQSLQTTFDYGSATQQIDQINLKPLHLAGYTGIGVTIAVIDTGFPYVNTGAAFSRLWTNNHIKGGYDFVTKGTDIYNTALNNHGSVVLGAIGGYITNSFVGSAPDADFYLYRSENATVEIPEEELYWIEAAEEADRKGVDMITTSLGYSTFDDSRYNYTYANMNGTTSFIARAAGIAVSKGIFVLIAAGNSGQTSWHYITTPADNAQVFTIGSVDSAGASSGFSSYGPNSVGVIKPDASARGTLSATVDNNSTVTVSGTSIATPIAAGGVACLIQAFTTMNRDLMRNRLRQTASLFPGHTDQMGYGILNFGQFYNMTLNTSELTKENSITIFPNPVRNVLHIASESEIMHLEIYDRLGRLIAKTDHQKSLSVEDLAVGIYYLKIQTKDAVYYEKFIKE